Proteins found in one Pseudomonadota bacterium genomic segment:
- a CDS encoding VCBS repeat-containing protein, whose product MRWILIVSGLCLSACAGGGSAPSTDSDGGTDGDSDSDSDSDSDSDTDSDTDADSDTDTDECPEELCGGVCCEDDEICYEDECIPEQGECVDDQDCQEDSYCDGDVCVPWDDGEFDTDCTQTSIAGLFQPGIQCEFSAPPVSDPYPDHVRVLSTPMVVDFDFDDDPSTIRPSIVVMTYNGDDGSSGFYAGAHGVIRVLDGSTCELQYNVGSQLNGCNSPAIADLDLDGRAEIIAHTGYGGVVAFSYDEILDAFDFHCQGSLIFAAQASGWSAPSVFDLDNDGSPEIMTGGITYDADCNVLDDALGLSGHMYSGAGYPVVGDLDGTLDTFGDPSVELATGAELYRFDNSGLTWQEVWSGGTQGYIAIADFGTYGDDPDLDDRMTLDGIAEIVVVTAPTVRITTMDGRLIFGPLDMPSGQGGGPPTVGDFDGDGLAEVSCSGSDSIAVFDPDCEGLPDMIYCGSLRTDGMLWWQPSQDHSSNRTGSSLFDFEGDGRVEVIYADEVFTRVYDGQSGEVVFSQYHSSCTWNENPIVADVDGDFNAELIVPSNENCDITPTTAGSLTYPVSPWGNPMDPLFKGLRCDSDVDCISGNCDTSYCRCASDADCGGSGTGFVCATPPTGTPGTGDTCRAEWLGAYNGIRVYSDVADRWVGSRTIWSQHAYSVTHIEENGTVLSTSGWDQNWLVDDMNHFRQNVQGDAAAFSSPDMTAQGGSFSCDADDNAALEAEVCNRGTQPLGSGAPVAFYASAELVCLTETAAILLPGQCETITCIWDNPPVSSGDAVDVTVVADDDGTGSGENTECVEGNNSATISGVYCVPGPE is encoded by the coding sequence ATGAGATGGATCCTGATCGTTTCGGGGCTGTGTCTCTCGGCCTGTGCCGGCGGAGGAAGCGCGCCGTCCACGGACTCGGACGGCGGAACGGACGGCGACTCGGACTCCGACTCGGACTCCGACTCGGACTCGGACACCGACTCGGACACCGATGCCGACTCGGACACGGACACCGACGAATGCCCCGAAGAGCTGTGCGGAGGCGTCTGCTGCGAGGACGACGAGATCTGCTACGAGGACGAGTGCATCCCCGAGCAGGGCGAATGCGTCGACGACCAAGACTGCCAGGAAGACAGCTACTGCGACGGCGATGTTTGCGTTCCGTGGGACGACGGCGAGTTCGACACGGATTGCACCCAGACGTCCATCGCGGGCCTGTTCCAGCCGGGGATTCAGTGCGAGTTCTCGGCGCCGCCGGTTTCGGATCCCTACCCGGATCACGTCAGAGTCCTCAGCACCCCCATGGTGGTGGACTTCGATTTTGACGATGACCCGAGCACCATACGCCCCTCCATCGTCGTGATGACCTACAACGGCGACGACGGATCTTCGGGCTTCTACGCCGGCGCTCACGGGGTGATCCGGGTGTTGGACGGCAGCACCTGCGAGCTTCAGTACAACGTGGGCAGCCAGCTGAACGGGTGCAACTCGCCGGCGATCGCCGATCTGGATCTGGACGGGCGAGCGGAGATCATCGCCCACACGGGCTACGGCGGAGTCGTGGCGTTCTCGTACGACGAAATCCTGGACGCCTTCGATTTCCACTGCCAGGGATCGCTGATCTTCGCGGCGCAAGCCAGCGGTTGGTCCGCGCCGTCGGTATTCGATCTGGACAACGACGGCTCCCCCGAGATCATGACCGGCGGCATCACCTACGACGCCGACTGCAACGTGCTGGACGACGCGCTCGGCCTCTCGGGACACATGTACTCCGGCGCCGGGTACCCGGTGGTGGGCGACCTGGACGGCACCCTCGACACCTTCGGCGATCCCTCGGTGGAGCTGGCCACCGGTGCGGAGCTCTACCGTTTCGACAACTCCGGCCTGACCTGGCAGGAGGTGTGGAGCGGGGGCACGCAGGGATACATCGCGATCGCGGACTTCGGTACGTACGGCGACGATCCGGACCTGGACGACCGCATGACGCTCGACGGGATCGCGGAGATCGTGGTGGTCACGGCGCCCACGGTGAGGATCACGACCATGGACGGCCGGTTGATCTTCGGACCTTTGGACATGCCCTCGGGGCAGGGCGGCGGCCCGCCCACGGTAGGCGACTTCGACGGCGACGGGCTGGCGGAGGTGTCGTGCTCCGGATCGGACTCCATCGCCGTCTTCGACCCCGACTGCGAGGGACTGCCGGACATGATCTACTGCGGCTCTCTCAGAACCGACGGCATGTTGTGGTGGCAACCTTCGCAGGATCATTCCTCGAACAGGACGGGTTCGTCCCTGTTCGATTTCGAAGGCGACGGGCGCGTCGAGGTCATCTACGCGGACGAGGTGTTCACGCGCGTCTATGACGGGCAGTCCGGCGAGGTGGTCTTCAGCCAGTACCATTCGTCGTGCACCTGGAACGAGAACCCCATCGTCGCGGACGTGGACGGCGACTTCAACGCGGAGCTGATCGTGCCCTCCAACGAGAACTGCGATATCACGCCCACCACCGCGGGCAGCCTGACGTACCCCGTGAGCCCCTGGGGGAACCCCATGGATCCGCTGTTCAAGGGGCTGCGCTGCGACTCCGACGTCGACTGCATCAGCGGCAACTGCGACACGAGTTACTGCCGCTGCGCTTCGGACGCGGATTGCGGCGGCTCGGGGACCGGCTTCGTCTGCGCCACGCCACCCACGGGAACACCGGGCACTGGTGACACCTGCCGCGCCGAGTGGCTCGGGGCGTACAACGGAATCAGGGTCTATTCCGACGTGGCGGATCGGTGGGTCGGCTCTCGCACCATCTGGAGCCAGCACGCGTACTCGGTGACGCACATAGAGGAGAACGGGACGGTGCTGTCGACCTCCGGCTGGGATCAGAACTGGTTGGTGGACGACATGAACCACTTCAGGCAGAACGTCCAGGGGGACGCCGCGGCCTTCTCCTCTCCCGACATGACCGCGCAGGGGGGCTCGTTCTCCTGCGACGCGGACGACAACGCGGCGCTGGAGGCCGAGGTGTGCAACCGCGGCACGCAACCGCTGGGCTCCGGAGCGCCGGTGGCGTTCTACGCGAGCGCGGAGCTCGTGTGCCTCACGGAGACCGCCGCCATTCTGCTCCCCGGACAGTGCGAAACGATCACCTGCATCTGGGACAACCCGCCTGTCTCGTCGGGGGACGCGGTGGACGTCACGGTGGTGGCCGATGACGACGGGACCGGATCGGGGGAGAACACCGAATGCGTCGAGGGAAACAACAGCGCGACCATCTCGGGGGTGTACTGCGTCCCCGGCCCCGAGTAG